From the Nostoc sp. PCC 7107 genome, the window CTAACGCTGCTAATAAAAAACCGAATAGCTGCGTCACAATTACCGTACCCTCAACCCCAATAAATTTATCAATCTGGTTCGCCAAGCGCAAAATTAACCAAGTGACTAACATCGCCACCACAATACCCAGTACTACACCCAAATGGGGACTCTGGGATTTTGACATTAATAACATCACTGTCGTCAGCGTACCTGGCCCGGCTAATAATGGCAAAGCCAGGGGTGTAATTGCCACATCCCGTCCTGCTTCTTGAATGGGTGTATCTAGTTCTCCTCGCAGCATTTGTAAGGCGATTAACAATAGCAATAACCCGCCAGCTACCTGCAAAGATGCCATACTGACTTCGAGATAACTTAAAATATATTGACCAGCAAAGGCAAATAACAACAGAACTGCGATCGCTACAACACTTCCTTTATCAATCACTTTATTTCTATCTTCTGGTGTCATGCCTTTGGTTAAAGCTAACACTATTGGTACATTGCCGACAGCATCTGCCAAAACAAATACCGCAATGAATGTTTGCACAAAAACGGAGGTATCCACAGTAGCGCGAGTTTATCAAGGTTCGATAACAACTTACCTTGAATTTGGCTCTGTTTTCTAACATCCATAGGAATATTGCCATGAAAAGCGATCGCCTAAAATCAGCTTTTAATATTTCTTTGTCATCTTGTAACACATTTTTCTCACTAGGAATTATAATAGGAATATAAACCGCTTGGGTCCGTAACGGTTTCGACAGGTTGGCGAACGCTACTCTGTGATTCAGGTCGAGAGTGAGTCTCCTCTCGCAAATCAAGGCTCGAAAAAAAAGTAAATGCGAATAACATCGTTAAATTTGCTCGTCGGGAAGCTCTAGTAGCTGCCTAAAACGCCTCTTATAGGTTCGAGCGTCTCTAGTTTGACTCC encodes:
- a CDS encoding MarC family protein, with translation MDTSVFVQTFIAVFVLADAVGNVPIVLALTKGMTPEDRNKVIDKGSVVAIAVLLLFAFAGQYILSYLEVSMASLQVAGGLLLLLIALQMLRGELDTPIQEAGRDVAITPLALPLLAGPGTLTTVMLLMSKSQSPHLGVVLGIVVAMLVTWLILRLANQIDKFIGVEGTVIVTQLFGFLLAALAVEIGSTGIKELFLH